One Pararhizobium sp. IMCC3301 DNA segment encodes these proteins:
- a CDS encoding response regulator, whose translation MGFAKCCAFIVDDESLIAFQLDDIVKSLGVHAVTMSKSGSALETLRQAEGCFQFAIVDIRNAGKFGADLLQEISRQKLPVVLTTTDDEVETNLLGNSPLRQVVVRKPFDSEDIRRAVQRLSLEPGSKSGEDLTRSTALSQTPPVLDGVKHCGT comes from the coding sequence ATGGGCTTCGCAAAGTGTTGCGCCTTCATCGTCGATGATGAAAGTCTGATCGCCTTCCAGCTTGACGATATCGTCAAGTCTCTGGGCGTGCATGCCGTGACGATGTCAAAATCCGGCAGCGCTCTGGAAACTTTGAGGCAGGCAGAAGGGTGCTTCCAGTTTGCGATTGTCGATATTCGCAATGCTGGTAAATTCGGTGCCGACCTGCTTCAGGAAATTTCGCGTCAGAAGTTGCCAGTGGTGCTGACGACCACCGACGATGAGGTTGAGACAAACCTGCTGGGAAACAGCCCATTGAGACAGGTGGTCGTGCGCAAACCGTTCGACAGCGAAGATATACGGCGTGCGGTGCAGCGTTTGTCGCTGGAACCTGGTTCGAAGAGTGGCGAAGACCTGACCCGATCCACGGCTCTGAGCCAGACTCCCCCTGTCCTAGATGGTGTCAAGCATTGCGGCACGTGA